In Streptomyces sp. NBC_01335, the genomic window TGGAGAGCAGCCTCGTGTCGACAGAGCCGCAGCGCCGCCGTACAAGCCCCCGTGGGGCGCCGCAGCCGAAGCTGCCGCTGGGGGATCCGTCCGACGCCTGGAATCAGCCGCTGCGGCCCGTCAAGGACTTGGATGAGGTAGCCCGGGCCTACCCCGGCCGCAAGCTCACGCTGGATAGCGAGCGGAAGCCGCTGGAGTTCTACGGGCCGGTCGATGAGCCGAACGCCTTCTCCATGGACAGCCTGGAGTTCTTCCTGGTCATCGCGCAGTTCTTCCGCGAGGCCTTGCCGCTGCGGCTGATTCTGCTGATGATCGCGTGCCAGAAGGCCGGCGGGCGCATCTCCCTGACCCAGGACGAGATGGCGATCGTCCTGGACGTGGCGCGCACCAAGGTGAACGAGGCGTTGCACGACGTCATGTCGCACGGGATCGTGTTCCGGGTGAAGCGCGGTGTCTACCAGTTCAACCCGCCTTACTCCTACCGGGTTGCCGAGTTCATTCCGGGTACGGAGACCACAGAGGCGCGGTACGTCCGGGTCGACCAGCACGAGACCATCGCGAAGATCCGGTCGGATGAGGCGCTGCCCGACCTGGTGCGCTTCCCCTCGCTGGAGCGGATGCGTCAGGAGATTGAACAGATGCGCGAGGAACGGGCGAAGATGCGTGCTGAACGCCGCCAGGAGCGGGCGCAGCAGAAGAGGGGGGCCGAACAGTGAGTGGTCTGCATTTCGCCGCGGTGAACGCGGAAGGGATCGTCGCCGACCTGGACCTGCTGCCCGCGGCCTACCGCGTGCTGCTGAAGATGCGCGCCCACAGCGAGCCGGGCGGCCGGATCGAGGTTGATCAAATCACTCTCGCGCAGATGCTCGGGTTGAGCCGGGCCTCAGTGAACGCGGCTCTGCGAGACCTCGACCTGGCGCAGCTGGTGAAGAAGCAGCGGGCTGGCGTCTACCAGCTCAACCCGATGGTGGCTGGCTACCTCTCCCCCGAGGACGCCGTGGCGGCGGTCAAGACGATGCCGAAGAGCCAGCGCCTGAACTCCTCCAGCTTCGTGGAGCAGTACCGCCAGGCCGTCACGGCCTACCAGGACCAGCTCGCCGAGAAGCGCCGGCAGCGCGAGGACACCAAGCGCCGACAGAACCTCAAGGCCGTGTCCTGACCCATGGCTCATCCCGGCGGCGCTGCACCCACTGGTGCAGCGCCGCTCGTGCGTGTTCATCGTTCCCCTAGAGGGGAAACGGAGTTCCCCACGGCACCAGGGGCGGCCTGTCAGGCAGTCAGTAGGAACAGCCGCTGGTGGGGAGGCTGATCGGCGCCGGAGGTGTCACGTCGTCGTACAGAGCGAGAAGCAGCGGCTGCGGGCAGTGCTTCACGCCGCCGATCCGGATCTCGAAGTGGAGGTGCGGGCCGGTGGACTGTCCCGTGTTCCCGGATTCCCCGAGGTACTGGCCGGGTGTCACTGTGGCCCCTGCGGCAACCCCCCGCGAGTCGAGGTGGCCGTAGATGTACGTCGTGCCGTCGGCGCTCGTCAAGGTGATGCCGTTGCCGAAGCCGCCGTCGATGTAGCCGACGGTGCCGCGCGTGACCGCGTACACCGGTGTGCCGATCGGGACCTGGATGTCGATGGCCGCGTAGTCGTGGTGAGGGTCGTCCAGCTCGCTGCGGGGAACCGCGGACTGGGGCAGCACGTAGGCGTAGTCGTTGCCCACGCAGGTGGCGGTCTCCGCCTCGGCGGACAGCAGGATCTGGGTCCAGCCGGACGTGTCGACCGGGTCGTCGTTGTGGTAGACGATGTCGCTTCCGGAGCCGTCGGTGGGATTCGCGTCCTGGTACCAGTACATGCCGCCGGCCGATGTCACGCCGTAGTAGAGGCCGCCGCCGGGGGAGACCAGATTCTCGAAGCCCGACCAGTTGGCTGACGCCAGCAGGTTGCTCGACCAGGCGCCCGCGCTGTCGATCCGGTACTCGACGAGCCGCCCGTCCGCGGTGTTCGCGA contains:
- a CDS encoding helix-turn-helix domain-containing protein, with protein sequence MSGLHFAAVNAEGIVADLDLLPAAYRVLLKMRAHSEPGGRIEVDQITLAQMLGLSRASVNAALRDLDLAQLVKKQRAGVYQLNPMVAGYLSPEDAVAAVKTMPKSQRLNSSSFVEQYRQAVTAYQDQLAEKRRQREDTKRRQNLKAVS
- a CDS encoding peptidoglycan DD-metalloendopeptidase family protein, whose amino-acid sequence is MSIYGALADGRLTYSQIDPSSGDRLKTLVGPDLGFVPKAMATLNFNTVLATDSAGTLYRIDVKTNNLSLALLSSPVQIGTGWTHDKLVYDGHGHLYGTAGGMLIQYLVSQPKPTGPEHIGQRREIGTGFVLKTLTSTGDDRLLANTADGRLVEYRIDSAGAWSSNLLASANWSGFENLVSPGGGLYYGVTSAGGMYWYQDANPTDGSGSDIVYHNDDPVDTSGWTQILLSAEAETATCVGNDYAYVLPQSAVPRSELDDPHHDYAAIDIQVPIGTPVYAVTRGTVGYIDGGFGNGITLTSADGTTYIYGHLDSRGVAAGATVTPGQYLGESGNTGQSTGPHLHFEIRIGGVKHCPQPLLLALYDDVTPPAPISLPTSGCSY